A genomic region of Phragmites australis chromosome 2, lpPhrAust1.1, whole genome shotgun sequence contains the following coding sequences:
- the LOC133908480 gene encoding large ribosomal subunit protein eL43z isoform X1 has protein sequence MCIQTKRTKKAGIVGKYGTRYGASLRKQIKKMEVSQHSKYFCEFCGKFAVKRKAVGIWGCKDCGKVKAGGAYTMNTASAVTVRSTIRRLREQTEA, from the exons ATGTGTATTCAGACAAAGCGCACGAAGAAGGCTGGAATTGTTGGCAAATATG GCACTAGGTATGGTGCCAGCTTGCGTAAGCAAATCAAGAAGATGGAGGTGTCTCAGCACTCCAAGTACTTCTGCGAATTCTGTGGGAAG TTTGCTGTGAAGAGGAAAGCAGTTGGAATTTGGGGGTGCAAGGACTGCGGGAAGGTCAAGGCCGGCGGTGCTTATACAATGAA CACTGCTAGTGCGGTCACTGTCAGGAGCACAATCCGTCGCTTGAGGGAGCAGACTGAAGCGTGA
- the LOC133908480 gene encoding large ribosomal subunit protein eL43z isoform X2 produces the protein MTKRTKKAGIVGKYGTRYGASLRKQIKKMEVSQHSKYFCEFCGKFAVKRKAVGIWGCKDCGKVKAGGAYTMNTASAVTVRSTIRRLREQTEA, from the exons ATG ACAAAGCGCACGAAGAAGGCTGGAATTGTTGGCAAATATG GCACTAGGTATGGTGCCAGCTTGCGTAAGCAAATCAAGAAGATGGAGGTGTCTCAGCACTCCAAGTACTTCTGCGAATTCTGTGGGAAG TTTGCTGTGAAGAGGAAAGCAGTTGGAATTTGGGGGTGCAAGGACTGCGGGAAGGTCAAGGCCGGCGGTGCTTATACAATGAA CACTGCTAGTGCGGTCACTGTCAGGAGCACAATCCGTCGCTTGAGGGAGCAGACTGAAGCGTGA